CCTTCTCGGTTTCCTTGACCAACTGAAGCTTGAAGTCCTCGGAGACCTCCCTGAGGACCCTTTTTGACCCTTCCTCGCCCTTTTCCAGGAGGCGGACAATCTTGCTCTGCGCCGCGACCTGGAGAATAAGCCGGGTGTCCAGCAGCAGTTCCAGGTCATCCAGATGGGCAACATCCGTCGGATCCGCAACCGCGACGACCAGACCACCCGCTTCGCGGCGCACCGGGAGGAATTTATGCCGCAGCGGCAAGCCGACCGGCAGCGATGCCAGCAGTTCGGAGTCGGGGCTGAAGCCGTCGAGATTCAGGTAGTCGAGATGGAACTGGCGAGCCAGCGCCTGGGCCAGCAGATCGTCAGAAACGAGTCCCTCGCGGACGACGGCCGTGCCGAAGCGTTCGCCAGAATCGGCCACCCTCTGCAGGACGAGATTGACCTCTGCCGGCGTGATCGCTCCCGTCTCCACCAGAATGTCTCCGAGTTTCTTGCGCTCGAAATTCATGCTATCCGCTTCCTACCGGACCGTTCCGGCCAGCTGGAAAATGGGGATGTACATGGCCACCACGATGCCGCCGATGAGCAGACCCATCCCCAGCATCATCAGCGGCTCGATGATCGTCGTCAGGCGATCGAGACGGCGCTCTACCTCGGCTTCGTAGTAGTCCGACACGTCGGTAAGCATATCGGCCAGAGCCCCGGTTGATTCACCGACGCCGATCATGCGCAACGCCATAAGGGGAAAGAACCCGGTCTGTTCCAGAGCAGAAGAGATTGCCGTGCCTTCCTCCACGCGCAGAACAGCACTGTTAAGCTGTGTTTCAAGAATGAGGTTGTTCAGGGTTCCCCGCGACATCTGCATCGCCTGAACGACGGGGATGCCACTGGCGAGAGTCGTGGCGAAGGTGCGGCAGAAACTCGACAGGCCATAGTCCACCAGCAGGGCTCCGAAAAAAGGGAGCGTAAGTTTCAGCCGATCCAGCATCAGCTTGCCCGCCTGCGAACGGAGATAGAGCCGCAGCGCAACAGCCGCTGCCGCCAGCAGCAACAACAGCAGCGGCAACCCTCGCGTCATCCCCGTTGCCACGGCAATCAGCAGTCGGGTGATGAACGGCAACTGGACGTTGGCATCGGCATAGATCCGGGTGAAACTGGGGACAACATAGAGCATTAGAAAAAGGAGCACGGAAACGACGGCGATACACAGGAGCATGGGATAGAACGAAGCGCTGCGCACCTTGGCCCGGATTGCTTCGACCCGTTTCTGATAGGCAATGAAACGGGAAAGGGTGACTGCCAGGTCACCGGTCCGCTCGCCCGCCTTTATGGAGGCGATATACAAATGCGGAAATGCTCGGGGGAATTTGCCGAAGGCTTCGGAAAGTGCGCTTCCCCCCCTGACATCATCACGTATCTGGCGTAAGACCTCGAGCATGTCGCCCGGCTCGATTCGCTCGATAATGGTGTCCAACACCTGAATGATCGGCAGGCCGGAGCGGAGAAGCACGAACAGTTCCTGGTTGAAAGTCAGAAACCGCTTGCCGGTGAACCGGCCGCGACTGCCGCCCTTGCTTGAAAGGAACTGGAATGGACGTGTCTTGATCGAAAAAACGTAAAATCCCTGCTCCTCAAGATTTTCTCTGAGGAGCTCGCGGCTGGCGGCTTCAAAATCTTTTTCCACCACCCGTCCGTCTGCCGTGCCGATTTTACAGTGAAAAGTAGGCATAGAGGGGTTTTTTATATCATATCGACAGAAAAAAATAGATGAAAAAGAACACAGGGAGGAGCAGTGGGTCCAGCCTTCTGGCTTGGGGTTGAAGGCCATCCCTTGCCTGGGACAACTCCTGTTGTTCTCCGTCATTTATTTCCGCCGCGAAAAACCGCGTTCGGGCCCTTTCTTGTTCAATTTTTCCCGTCTGGCATTTGTCCCGGTTTTGCTATAACATTTTTAAAACACAAGCAAAATCCATAGGAACAGAAACGATCATGTCATGAAACGCCCTTCCTTCCTGAAAAATCAGCGCGGCGCCACCCTGATGGTGGTCCTGCTCATGATGGTGGTCATGGGACTGGCCGCCGGCATGGCCGGCAATACCTGGAAGAACGTGATGGAGCGGGAGCGGGAAGAGGAACTCCTCTTCCGCGGCAACCAGTACCGGCGGGCCATCGAGAGCTACAACAAGATTGCGTCGGCCGGAACGCAGGCGGCAT
The sequence above is drawn from the Desulfuromonadales bacterium genome and encodes:
- a CDS encoding type II secretion system F family protein codes for the protein MTENNRSCPRQGMAFNPKPEGWTHCSSLCSFSSIFFCRYDIKNPSMPTFHCKIGTADGRVVEKDFEAASRELLRENLEEQGFYVFSIKTRPFQFLSSKGGSRGRFTGKRFLTFNQELFVLLRSGLPIIQVLDTIIERIEPGDMLEVLRQIRDDVRGGSALSEAFGKFPRAFPHLYIASIKAGERTGDLAVTLSRFIAYQKRVEAIRAKVRSASFYPMLLCIAVVSVLLFLMLYVVPSFTRIYADANVQLPFITRLLIAVATGMTRGLPLLLLLLAAAAVALRLYLRSQAGKLMLDRLKLTLPFFGALLVDYGLSSFCRTFATTLASGIPVVQAMQMSRGTLNNLILETQLNSAVLRVEEGTAISSALEQTGFFPLMALRMIGVGESTGALADMLTDVSDYYEAEVERRLDRLTTIIEPLMMLGMGLLIGGIVVAMYIPIFQLAGTVR